The proteins below are encoded in one region of Dethiobacter alkaliphilus AHT 1:
- a CDS encoding TIGR00725 family protein translates to MVQQKYVGVIGAAECGVDVVALAEEVGNVVAKSGSVLVCGGRSGVMEAAAKGARDAGGIAIGILPGDDPRSGNSYINFGIATGMGDARNVIIARTCDVLVAVTGSYGTLSEIGLAMKMGKPVIGLKTWSCIDYCGQPAALHAAEDVADVEEILNKLLNNNE, encoded by the coding sequence ATGGTGCAACAAAAGTATGTGGGGGTAATCGGAGCCGCTGAATGCGGAGTTGATGTGGTGGCGTTGGCAGAAGAAGTGGGTAACGTTGTGGCAAAAAGCGGTTCCGTTCTGGTGTGCGGCGGTCGCAGCGGGGTAATGGAAGCAGCGGCAAAAGGCGCCCGTGATGCGGGGGGGATAGCCATCGGCATCCTGCCGGGAGACGATCCCCGCAGCGGTAACAGCTACATTAATTTCGGCATTGCCACCGGCATGGGGGATGCCCGCAATGTAATCATCGCCCGGACCTGTGATGTGCTGGTGGCGGTAACCGGCAGCTACGGTACACTTTCAGAAATCGGACTGGCCATGAAAATGGGCAAACCGGTCATAGGCCTTAAAACATGGAGCTGCATCGACTATTGCGGCCAACCCGCCGCACTCCACGCAGCAGAAGATGTGGCGGATGTGGAGGAAATTTTAAATAAGCTCTTAAATAATAATGAGTGA
- a CDS encoding GatB/YqeY domain-containing protein produces the protein MLAQIQNDMKQALKSGDKFRLSTLRLLVSSIKNEAIEKRTELSEEEVLTVVQREVKQRRNAIEEYQKGNRDDLVKQAEDEIAILEVYLPQQLSDEELESLVKQVIEEQNVTSMKEMGKVMGKLMPQVKGRADGNRVQAMVKKILA, from the coding sequence ATGTTAGCTCAAATTCAAAACGATATGAAGCAAGCCTTAAAGTCAGGGGATAAGTTCCGCTTAAGTACACTACGTTTATTGGTTTCCTCCATTAAAAACGAGGCTATAGAAAAGCGCACTGAATTATCTGAGGAAGAAGTGCTAACCGTGGTGCAGCGTGAGGTAAAACAGCGTAGAAACGCCATTGAAGAATACCAGAAAGGAAATCGCGATGATTTGGTCAAGCAGGCCGAAGACGAAATCGCCATTCTGGAAGTTTATCTGCCGCAACAGTTAAGCGATGAGGAATTGGAATCTCTGGTCAAACAGGTTATTGAGGAGCAAAATGTCACTTCCATGAAAGAAATGGGTAAAGTGATGGGTAAGCTGATGCCGCAGGTTAAAGGCCGGGCGGATGGGAACCGTGTACAGGCCATGGTTAAAAAAATACTCGCTTAA
- the asnB gene encoding asparagine synthase (glutamine-hydrolyzing): MCGIAGWINYRDDLTDKEHIVERMHQVMEPRGPDADGCYLSRHAALGHRRLIVVDPAGGAQPMIRQNKGETYVLVYNGELYNTEEIRAQLESIGYSFSGHSDTEVLLLSYIAWGAQCLQRLNGIFAFAVWEEKGQKLFMARDRLGVKPLFFTETDSSFIFASELKGLLQHPAVTPRLDAEGLAEILVMAPSRTPGHGVFKGVKELKPGHYLQLDKKGGCRQLKYWSLESMPHQDDLDTTVETVRYLVQDAVKRQLVADVPVATFLSGGLDSSALTAIAASHFAKKGIAPLHSYSVDYADNDKYFQSSTFQPNADAPWVELVSQKVGTTHHYNFLQIPQLAHSLHEALLARDLPGMADVDSSLLMFCREVKKDVTVVLSGECADEVFGGYPWFTRQEELFAPSFPWIRNVEERMKLFSAGLVAAVKPADYVRERYNDALREVPRLPGESKTEARMREMFYLNITRFMPTLLDRKDRMSMAVGLEARVPFCDHRLVEYVWNIPWSMKHYNNMEKGILRLALAGIVPDEVLNRKKSPYPKTHHPQYLELVSRGVKRILDDSTAPLHQLVNAEAVRTFINSEGAAANFPWFGQLMGGPQLLAYFIQLNYWLREYGVEIEV; this comes from the coding sequence ATGTGCGGGATAGCAGGTTGGATTAATTACAGAGACGATTTAACGGATAAAGAGCACATAGTGGAGCGCATGCATCAGGTAATGGAGCCTCGCGGACCCGATGCCGACGGTTGCTACCTGTCCAGGCACGCTGCGTTGGGCCATCGCCGTTTGATTGTTGTGGACCCGGCAGGCGGCGCCCAGCCCATGATCAGGCAGAACAAAGGGGAAACATATGTCCTGGTCTACAACGGCGAGCTTTACAATACCGAAGAGATACGAGCACAGCTGGAAAGTATAGGCTACTCTTTTTCAGGTCATTCCGACACCGAAGTGCTGCTTTTGTCCTACATTGCCTGGGGGGCTCAATGCTTGCAGCGGTTAAACGGTATCTTTGCATTTGCCGTCTGGGAAGAGAAAGGGCAAAAGCTGTTTATGGCCCGTGACAGGCTGGGGGTCAAACCACTGTTTTTTACGGAAACAGACAGCTCATTTATCTTTGCCTCGGAGCTAAAAGGCCTTCTGCAGCACCCTGCCGTAACTCCCCGGCTGGATGCGGAAGGGTTGGCGGAAATATTAGTTATGGCGCCGTCCCGTACTCCGGGACACGGAGTATTCAAAGGAGTAAAGGAGTTAAAGCCCGGTCATTACCTGCAGCTGGATAAAAAAGGAGGCTGCCGACAGTTAAAGTATTGGTCTTTGGAGAGCATGCCGCACCAAGACGATTTAGACACCACAGTGGAGACTGTGCGATATCTGGTTCAGGATGCGGTAAAGCGGCAGTTGGTAGCCGATGTTCCGGTGGCCACCTTCCTTTCCGGAGGGTTGGATTCCAGTGCGCTCACCGCCATTGCGGCCAGTCATTTTGCTAAAAAGGGTATTGCTCCGCTTCATTCCTATTCTGTGGATTACGCCGACAATGATAAATATTTCCAAAGCAGCACGTTTCAGCCCAACGCTGATGCACCGTGGGTAGAGCTGGTATCTCAAAAAGTAGGTACCACTCATCACTATAATTTTCTACAGATTCCGCAGCTGGCCCATTCCCTCCATGAAGCTCTGCTGGCCCGTGATTTGCCGGGTATGGCCGATGTGGACTCGTCACTACTTATGTTTTGTCGCGAAGTAAAAAAGGATGTAACGGTGGTTTTGTCCGGAGAATGCGCCGATGAGGTGTTTGGCGGCTATCCCTGGTTCACACGACAGGAAGAATTGTTTGCCCCGTCGTTTCCCTGGATTCGCAATGTGGAAGAAAGGATGAAGCTGTTTTCTGCCGGCTTGGTTGCTGCTGTAAAACCTGCTGATTATGTCCGAGAGCGTTATAACGATGCTTTACGGGAAGTGCCGCGCCTGCCGGGGGAAAGTAAAACAGAAGCCCGGATGCGGGAGATGTTTTATTTGAATATTACCCGTTTTATGCCCACACTTTTGGACCGTAAAGACAGAATGAGCATGGCCGTAGGTCTGGAAGCCCGGGTACCATTCTGTGATCATCGGTTGGTGGAATATGTGTGGAATATCCCCTGGTCCATGAAACACTACAACAACATGGAAAAAGGGATTTTACGCCTGGCACTGGCAGGGATTGTTCCCGATGAAGTGCTAAATCGTAAGAAAAGTCCTTATCCCAAAACACATCACCCCCAATACCTGGAATTAGTGAGCCGGGGAGTGAAGCGTATCCTGGACGATTCCACGGCTCCCTTGCATCAACTGGTAAATGCTGAAGCGGTGCGAACGTTTATAAATTCTGAAGGTGCTGCCGCTAATTTTCCCTGGTTCGGCCAGTTGATGGGAGGGCCGCAGCTATTAGCGTATTTCATCCAGCTAAATTATTGGCTGAGGGAATACGGCGTGGAAATAGAAGTATAG
- a CDS encoding SpoIID/LytB domain-containing protein: protein MRKAALILGLMVVAAVVAFLVMQQARQDIHNTIQQFFSGAGQGKEVAADYLDESFQGKEALLKSLADSELFFLEEIEEIRLQSFNSATVSLVMGLGEDRSHMVEAQMARTPQGWKISSFPELALVPVAIVLNETPETVTFLTADGLELSFNRSADIQSAGEGAPKAGMLVGVGDEIAYFAAFTPGEINKLLTVTEATLEGELAGFLPTTEDTAFFRQEEGLHTADRSDLIVGMENLTVYWQDDLIKAVTMPEEFVPQTIRAALNTTDFRGLLHENVQLSGQSPLTLEDRISGNSLRAAAGVVTITASDNEVRVVLPSGESQGFDNRLYITADSGRISIDSLSRGNPRFTPSYAGHLEVRAFNGQLQLVNEVPLDTYLYSVVPSEMPVSFGVEPLKVQAVAARSYAVSSIYRSGFRAYAAHVDDSVSSQVYNNVPEYPESTRAVNETSGRILTYGDAIADTRFFSTSSGVTANFEEVWHDPATGAFPASPVSYLVSGPQLKSGSLPDVSGEEGARKFFTSGDWDSYDKASPWFRWEVEMTREELEDSIKQFLPERQRAQSDYVLTEENGRFVAKEIPADPLGKLEDLRVIQRGEGGNIMELEIAGENGTYRLLKEYTIRFTLRPVRTSGSRDIILKRHDGSTLSNYTILPSTFMVLDIERDNNNQITNIRFRGGGNGHGVGMSQFGVRGLAENGYNFEQILAHFYPGTVLEQLY, encoded by the coding sequence ATGAGAAAAGCTGCATTGATTCTGGGCTTAATGGTCGTTGCCGCAGTGGTAGCCTTTTTGGTTATGCAGCAGGCCAGACAGGATATCCATAATACTATACAGCAATTCTTTTCCGGTGCCGGCCAGGGCAAAGAGGTTGCTGCAGATTATCTGGATGAGAGCTTTCAGGGGAAAGAGGCCCTGCTAAAATCTCTGGCCGACTCCGAACTGTTTTTTTTGGAAGAGATTGAAGAAATCCGGTTACAATCTTTCAACAGTGCCACAGTTTCATTAGTAATGGGGCTGGGAGAAGACAGATCTCATATGGTTGAGGCACAAATGGCCAGAACTCCACAGGGTTGGAAAATCAGCTCTTTTCCTGAATTAGCACTTGTTCCGGTGGCCATAGTCCTGAACGAAACGCCGGAGACCGTAACCTTTCTCACCGCCGACGGACTGGAACTTTCATTTAATCGCTCCGCCGACATCCAAAGCGCAGGTGAAGGGGCACCCAAAGCGGGGATGCTTGTGGGGGTGGGAGATGAGATTGCCTATTTTGCGGCATTTACACCAGGGGAGATAAATAAACTGCTTACCGTTACTGAGGCGACGCTGGAAGGGGAACTGGCGGGATTTTTACCCACTACGGAGGATACAGCGTTTTTCCGGCAGGAAGAAGGGCTTCATACCGCAGACAGAAGCGATTTGATAGTAGGCATGGAAAATCTCACCGTTTACTGGCAGGACGATCTGATTAAAGCAGTAACGATGCCCGAAGAATTTGTCCCACAAACCATTCGGGCGGCACTAAACACCACAGATTTCCGCGGACTTTTACATGAGAATGTGCAGTTATCGGGACAAAGTCCGCTGACTCTGGAAGACAGAATATCCGGCAATTCTCTGCGGGCAGCGGCGGGAGTAGTTACCATCACTGCATCAGATAATGAAGTTCGGGTAGTACTGCCTTCCGGTGAAAGCCAGGGTTTTGACAACCGCCTCTATATTACTGCCGACAGTGGTCGGATTAGCATAGATTCGCTAAGCCGGGGCAACCCGCGCTTTACCCCGTCATATGCGGGACATTTGGAAGTCAGGGCATTTAACGGCCAGCTCCAGCTTGTCAATGAAGTACCGCTGGATACGTACCTGTATTCTGTGGTGCCCAGTGAGATGCCGGTTTCCTTTGGTGTTGAACCGCTTAAAGTTCAGGCGGTGGCAGCCCGTTCCTATGCAGTATCCTCCATCTATCGCAGCGGTTTTCGTGCCTATGCCGCCCATGTGGATGACAGCGTGTCCTCTCAGGTCTACAACAATGTTCCCGAATACCCGGAGAGTACCAGGGCGGTAAACGAAACATCCGGTCGTATATTAACCTATGGTGACGCCATTGCCGATACCCGTTTCTTCTCCACCTCTTCCGGCGTAACCGCCAACTTTGAGGAAGTGTGGCATGATCCGGCAACCGGGGCCTTTCCCGCTTCCCCTGTTTCTTATCTGGTTTCCGGCCCTCAGCTTAAGAGCGGTTCACTGCCCGATGTGTCAGGCGAAGAAGGCGCCCGGAAGTTTTTTACTTCCGGTGACTGGGACAGTTATGACAAAGCTTCACCCTGGTTCCGCTGGGAAGTGGAAATGACCAGAGAAGAACTGGAAGATTCCATCAAGCAGTTTCTGCCGGAAAGGCAGCGGGCGCAGTCTGATTATGTGCTTACTGAAGAAAACGGCCGGTTTGTAGCAAAAGAAATCCCCGCCGACCCCCTGGGAAAATTAGAGGACCTGCGGGTAATTCAACGCGGTGAAGGCGGCAATATTATGGAGTTGGAAATCGCAGGCGAAAACGGCACCTATCGTTTGCTGAAGGAATATACAATCCGCTTTACGCTGCGGCCGGTCAGAACCAGCGGCAGCCGCGATATCATTCTTAAACGCCATGACGGCTCCACGCTGTCCAATTACACCATTTTGCCCAGCACATTTATGGTGCTGGATATAGAACGGGACAACAACAATCAAATCACAAACATTCGTTTCCGCGGTGGCGGAAACGGCCATGGAGTGGGAATGAGCCAATTTGGCGTCCGCGGCCTGGCAGAAAACGGCTATAATTTTGAGCAGATTCTGGCGCATTTTTATCCGGGGACTGTATTGGAACAGTTATATTAA
- a CDS encoding YifB family Mg chelatase-like AAA ATPase, with protein MLATVTGCTVVGIEGRLVDVEVYLSAQLPSFDIVGLPDTAVREARDRVRAAVKNSGFSFPQQRIIVNLAPADLKKEGPQLDLALAVGILKASGQLFLSEVPLAVLGELALDGTLRPVRGVLSMVMAAREAGFRLVLVPLENAAEARLVGGVQVLGASSLSEALEIVTGEKEPPPVPQQKENPAPPQADFGQVKGQEGAKRALEVAAAGGHSVLMCGPPGSGKTMLARCVPSILPPLSLEESLETTKIFSAAGLLKAAATRISRRPFRSPHHTVTAAALCGGGRYPRPGEVSLAHNGVLFLDELPEFRRETLEVLRQPLEEGNVTVARLQATYTYPANFMLLASMNPCPCGMLSDPAVECACSEWQVRRYRQKISGPLLDRMDLFVDVMRLCYDEVSGKGDGEPSKNIARRVSQARDLQRQRFAQSEISCNAQMGTKELQVFCQLDAAGRDILRHAFSRLHLSARAYDRILKVARTVADLDGETRILPRHLAEAIGYRQAETSPRLAMTRA; from the coding sequence ATGCTGGCCACAGTGACCGGCTGTACCGTTGTCGGCATTGAAGGCAGATTGGTTGATGTGGAGGTTTATCTGTCCGCACAACTACCCAGCTTTGACATCGTAGGCCTGCCCGATACTGCGGTCCGGGAGGCGCGGGACCGGGTGCGGGCGGCTGTTAAAAACAGCGGGTTTAGCTTCCCACAGCAGAGGATAATTGTTAATCTGGCTCCCGCCGATTTAAAAAAAGAAGGTCCCCAGTTGGATTTAGCACTGGCCGTTGGCATTTTAAAGGCCAGCGGCCAGCTTTTTTTATCTGAAGTCCCACTGGCGGTGCTTGGCGAATTGGCTTTGGACGGGACTCTGCGACCGGTAAGGGGAGTACTGTCCATGGTGATGGCGGCCCGGGAAGCGGGGTTTCGTCTGGTTTTGGTACCGCTGGAGAATGCGGCGGAAGCCCGGCTGGTGGGTGGAGTGCAGGTGCTTGGAGCCAGTTCCCTGTCGGAAGCATTGGAAATCGTAACCGGTGAGAAAGAGCCGCCACCGGTGCCGCAACAGAAAGAAAACCCGGCACCACCCCAGGCCGACTTTGGCCAGGTTAAAGGACAGGAAGGGGCAAAACGTGCGCTGGAAGTAGCGGCGGCAGGCGGCCATAGTGTGTTGATGTGCGGGCCTCCGGGATCAGGTAAAACAATGCTGGCTCGCTGCGTCCCGTCCATATTGCCGCCCCTTTCCCTGGAAGAAAGCCTGGAGACCACAAAAATATTCAGCGCCGCCGGACTTCTTAAGGCGGCGGCCACCCGCATCAGCAGGCGCCCCTTTCGCAGTCCTCACCATACCGTAACTGCCGCCGCTCTTTGCGGGGGAGGCCGCTATCCCCGGCCAGGGGAAGTATCACTGGCACATAACGGCGTTTTGTTTCTTGATGAGCTACCCGAGTTTCGCCGGGAGACGCTGGAGGTGCTGCGCCAACCTCTGGAGGAGGGGAATGTCACCGTGGCCCGGCTGCAGGCAACATATACATATCCTGCAAACTTTATGCTCCTTGCTTCAATGAATCCCTGTCCCTGCGGAATGCTCTCTGATCCTGCGGTGGAGTGTGCCTGCAGCGAGTGGCAGGTGCGCCGCTACCGCCAGAAAATCTCCGGTCCATTACTTGACCGTATGGATCTGTTTGTAGATGTAATGCGCCTTTGTTATGACGAAGTGTCAGGCAAAGGAGACGGGGAGCCGTCAAAAAATATAGCGCGTCGCGTATCCCAGGCTCGGGACCTGCAGCGCCAACGCTTTGCGCAGTCAGAAATTTCCTGCAATGCCCAAATGGGGACAAAAGAGTTGCAAGTTTTTTGTCAGCTGGATGCCGCCGGCCGGGATATACTCCGACATGCCTTCTCCCGGCTGCATCTGTCGGCACGGGCTTATGACCGTATTCTCAAGGTAGCCCGTACAGTAGCCGATTTAGATGGAGAGACCCGCATACTTCCCCGGCATTTGGCTGAAGCCATAGGTTATCGCCAGGCCGAGACTTCTCCCCGTCTGGCCATGACCAGAGCTTAA
- a CDS encoding DUF1847 domain-containing protein, with translation MTKCATCGAYRCKENGPEFPGFCPGKNEEELIREAITCYENEDRETAHAAAEVEATGYGSWPRVREIMEFANRLGNKKIGLAFCLGLRQEARIFADILTANGFEVVSAICKTGAVDKEEIGISPQCKVNPGQFEAICNPAAQAAILDNAGSELSVLLGLCVGHDTLFIKHSKAPVTTLAVKDRVLAHNPLGALYAGHYYHKKLMGKNK, from the coding sequence ATGACTAAATGCGCAACTTGTGGTGCATATCGCTGTAAAGAAAATGGCCCGGAATTTCCCGGTTTTTGCCCGGGGAAAAATGAAGAGGAGTTAATCCGTGAGGCCATAACCTGTTATGAGAATGAGGATCGGGAAACTGCCCATGCTGCCGCTGAAGTGGAGGCCACCGGTTATGGCAGCTGGCCGCGGGTACGTGAAATTATGGAATTTGCAAACCGGCTGGGTAACAAAAAAATAGGCCTGGCTTTTTGTCTGGGACTGCGCCAGGAAGCCCGGATCTTTGCCGATATTCTCACTGCTAATGGCTTTGAAGTGGTTTCAGCCATCTGCAAAACCGGAGCGGTGGATAAGGAGGAAATTGGTATCTCTCCTCAATGCAAAGTGAATCCGGGCCAGTTTGAAGCAATCTGTAATCCGGCGGCCCAGGCGGCCATTTTGGACAATGCCGGTAGCGAACTCAGTGTTTTGCTGGGCCTGTGTGTTGGGCACGATACCCTTTTTATCAAACACTCCAAAGCACCGGTAACCACGTTGGCCGTAAAAGACCGGGTGTTGGCCCATAACCCTCTGGGTGCTCTTTATGCCGGCCATTATTATCATAAGAAGCTAATGGGAAAAAATAAATAA
- a CDS encoding NUDIX hydrolase produces MTVRCIMVFLYKWQNGEPRYLLLKRNPKLGGYWQPVTGFIDEPETNRHAALRELTEETGIEEYERVTDPNHYFFFDMNGTSCSVSVLAVEVTDPPEIEISFEHTECKWLSYEEARQTLYWENNVETLDKLHQQLLAQGKH; encoded by the coding sequence ATGACAGTTCGTTGTATCATGGTTTTCTTATACAAATGGCAAAACGGAGAGCCCCGCTATCTCCTGTTAAAACGCAATCCAAAACTGGGGGGCTATTGGCAGCCGGTGACCGGCTTTATTGACGAGCCGGAGACAAACCGCCATGCGGCATTGCGGGAGTTAACCGAAGAAACGGGTATTGAAGAATATGAGCGGGTTACAGATCCCAATCATTATTTTTTCTTTGATATGAACGGGACATCCTGCTCCGTATCTGTCTTGGCGGTGGAAGTAACAGATCCGCCGGAAATTGAAATATCATTTGAGCATACCGAATGTAAGTGGCTTTCCTACGAAGAAGCAAGGCAAACCCTTTATTGGGAAAATAACGTGGAAACACTGGACAAATTACATCAACAGCTGCTTGCACAGGGCAAACATTAG
- a CDS encoding DMT family transporter produces the protein MEKKISRLTADVSLLMVSCIWGLTFVSLKNALTEIMPFSFNFYRFSIAALLMLVLAPRCIAAIKKETVFAGLLLGFFLFGGHSLQTMGLLYTTVANAGFLTGLVVVFVPLILAVLIRKSPPVNAWAGALFAFAGVAVLSLGASVRLNIGDILVILCAVCFALQLIYVGRYCHQHNILQLVFVQIVTVAVLSFPPAILAEPFILPQGFSANIWLALFVTAVLATTLAFFVQATMQKYTESTHAAIVLSAEPVFAALFAALLLGEILGGRVLLGGSLVLAGMLLAEIRVFSWPRSQKLFAKRGE, from the coding sequence ATGGAGAAAAAGATATCACGCTTAACCGCAGATGTAAGCTTATTAATGGTTTCCTGCATCTGGGGCCTGACATTTGTATCGCTGAAAAATGCCTTGACTGAAATAATGCCGTTTTCTTTTAATTTTTACCGTTTTAGCATTGCCGCCCTGTTAATGCTGGTATTGGCTCCCCGCTGCATCGCCGCCATTAAAAAGGAAACTGTTTTTGCCGGACTGCTACTGGGATTTTTTTTGTTTGGAGGCCATTCCCTGCAAACCATGGGGCTGCTTTACACCACTGTGGCCAATGCCGGTTTTCTAACCGGCCTGGTGGTAGTATTTGTTCCCTTGATATTGGCGGTACTGATCAGAAAATCACCGCCTGTAAATGCCTGGGCCGGCGCTCTTTTTGCTTTTGCCGGTGTGGCAGTGCTGTCATTGGGCGCCAGTGTCCGCTTAAACATAGGTGATATACTGGTAATATTGTGTGCTGTATGTTTTGCTCTCCAGCTAATCTATGTGGGGCGCTACTGCCACCAACACAATATTTTGCAACTGGTATTCGTGCAGATAGTTACAGTAGCTGTTTTGAGCTTCCCACCGGCCATATTAGCCGAGCCTTTTATTTTGCCGCAAGGGTTTAGTGCAAATATCTGGTTGGCGCTCTTTGTTACCGCAGTGCTGGCCACCACCCTGGCCTTCTTTGTGCAGGCCACCATGCAAAAATATACCGAATCTACCCATGCGGCCATTGTCCTCTCAGCAGAACCTGTTTTTGCCGCTTTGTTTGCCGCCCTTTTACTGGGCGAGATTCTCGGAGGGAGGGTGTTGTTAGGCGGCAGCCTGGTGCTGGCAGGAATGCTGCTGGCCGAAATTCGTGTATTCTCTTGGCCTCGTTCGCAAAAACTATTTGCGAAACGAGGTGAATAG
- a CDS encoding FAD-dependent oxidoreductase: MNSLASFDAIVVGAGPAGSSAALHMAQNGMRVALLERGDSPGNKNMFGGAIYTEPMMEIVPDFLQEAPLERNVTRDSLWFLDNDSAVEVGFTGLRFGKPPYNKITVLRPRFDRWLADKAVQAGATLQTKAVVRDLLYEKRTLGRGRVKGVILDDGSAAEADLVILAEGVVASITKKAGLVKPTPANLLSLWIREVISLPKEKIEDRFLLEKNEGAVLAMIGYPTTQAIGLAGIFTNRDSISLTLGMSIDKIARNRVAIPELLTRLKEHPYVRRLIAGGKSEAYAAHMIPHGGKAAQPKFYDDGLMVAGDAAIMVSGRRGSDLAMLSGKAAAETAVHARAKQDFSADILKGYKRRLNHTFFMKNIQQAKDTVKYYDNHSDADYLLNTAVNELAYEFFRAGMVTDKEKVQRMARLVLDKQAPAKTVYDLFIGLQNWGVL, translated from the coding sequence GTGAATAGTTTGGCAAGTTTCGATGCAATTGTTGTGGGCGCCGGTCCAGCCGGCAGTTCTGCAGCACTACATATGGCCCAAAACGGAATGCGGGTGGCACTCCTGGAGCGGGGCGATTCCCCGGGAAATAAAAACATGTTTGGAGGGGCTATTTATACCGAGCCGATGATGGAGATAGTCCCCGATTTTCTGCAGGAAGCACCGCTTGAGCGTAATGTAACCAGAGATTCTCTCTGGTTTCTGGATAATGATTCAGCCGTGGAGGTGGGTTTTACCGGCCTGCGCTTTGGCAAACCGCCGTACAACAAAATCACCGTACTTCGCCCGCGGTTTGACCGCTGGCTGGCAGACAAGGCTGTCCAGGCCGGTGCCACACTGCAGACAAAAGCTGTGGTGCGCGACCTGTTATATGAGAAAAGAACTCTGGGGCGCGGCCGTGTTAAGGGTGTCATCCTGGATGACGGCAGTGCGGCCGAGGCGGATTTGGTTATCCTGGCCGAAGGCGTGGTGGCTTCCATCACCAAAAAGGCCGGTTTGGTTAAGCCAACCCCTGCTAATCTGCTCAGCCTGTGGATCCGGGAAGTGATTTCCCTGCCCAAAGAAAAAATCGAAGACCGTTTTTTACTGGAAAAAAATGAGGGAGCAGTTCTGGCCATGATCGGCTACCCCACAACCCAGGCCATCGGCCTGGCAGGGATTTTCACCAACCGGGATTCCATCTCCCTTACTCTGGGGATGTCCATAGATAAGATTGCCAGAAACCGTGTTGCCATTCCGGAGCTTTTGACCCGACTAAAAGAACATCCTTATGTCCGCCGCCTGATTGCCGGCGGAAAAAGCGAAGCTTACGCGGCCCACATGATACCCCACGGCGGCAAAGCTGCTCAGCCCAAATTTTATGATGACGGCCTGATGGTGGCTGGAGATGCGGCCATTATGGTCAGCGGGCGCCGCGGCAGCGACCTGGCCATGCTTTCCGGCAAGGCTGCAGCGGAAACCGCTGTTCACGCCCGCGCCAAACAGGATTTTTCCGCCGACATACTTAAAGGTTACAAACGAAGGCTCAACCACACCTTTTTTATGAAAAATATCCAGCAAGCCAAGGATACGGTTAAGTACTATGATAATCACAGTGATGCCGACTATCTCTTAAACACTGCGGTAAATGAACTGGCTTATGAATTTTTCCGTGCCGGAATGGTCACAGATAAAGAGAAAGTTCAACGCATGGCCCGCCTGGTTTTGGACAAACAGGCGCCGGCCAAAACTGTTTATGATTTGTTTATCGGTTTGCAAAACTGGGGGGTGTTATAA
- a CDS encoding ferredoxin family protein, with product MSGEEYLPLVKITPDEKSHITLKDAKHCKTCRLRACLYVCPSAVFFWDELEEKLDIFWRRCVECAACEPACPQNIEYENPRGGYGVSYHL from the coding sequence ATGAGCGGAGAAGAATATCTTCCCCTGGTTAAAATCACACCGGATGAAAAAAGCCATATTACGTTAAAAGATGCCAAACACTGTAAAACATGCCGGCTCCGTGCCTGTCTTTATGTCTGCCCGTCTGCTGTTTTTTTCTGGGATGAATTGGAGGAAAAACTGGACATTTTCTGGCGCCGCTGTGTTGAGTGTGCGGCATGCGAACCGGCTTGTCCTCAAAACATCGAATATGAAAATCCCCGCGGCGGTTATGGAGTATCATACCACCTGTAG
- a CDS encoding molybdopterin-dependent oxidoreductase has translation MSILSQLDTPVFKAEGIPKIDPQTFRLKVWGLMEGERDFSLPDLKQMPFTRLDARLTSVSGWSVRAKWDGVLWQDFVKNINLMPQAKYVTFTSVGGYDTGIPLHELNERVMLVWAVDGEPLERQYGGPLRLLVPHLWGYKSCKWLNDIEFHQEERGGFWEDRGYTRSGIIEPGMTLDINTRTERPIKGGGEVTEF, from the coding sequence ATGAGTATCTTAAGTCAGTTAGACACCCCTGTTTTCAAAGCAGAGGGAATACCCAAAATTGATCCGCAGACCTTTCGCCTTAAAGTATGGGGCCTGATGGAGGGGGAGCGGGACTTTTCTCTGCCGGATTTAAAACAGATGCCCTTCACCCGTCTTGATGCCCGCCTTACTTCCGTTAGCGGTTGGTCTGTGAGGGCAAAATGGGACGGTGTGCTGTGGCAGGATTTTGTTAAAAATATTAACCTGATGCCCCAGGCAAAGTATGTCACCTTCACCAGCGTGGGGGGCTACGATACCGGAATTCCCCTGCATGAACTAAACGAGCGGGTAATGCTGGTCTGGGCCGTGGACGGAGAGCCGCTGGAAAGACAGTACGGCGGGCCGCTGCGCTTACTGGTACCCCATCTATGGGGCTATAAATCCTGCAAATGGCTAAATGATATCGAGTTTCACCAGGAGGAAAGGGGTGGCTTCTGGGAAGACCGGGGCTACACCCGCTCCGGCATCATTGAACCCGGCATGACACTGGATATCAACACCCGCACCGAACGCCCCATTAAAGGAGGCGGGGAGGTTACTGAGTTCTAA